Proteins co-encoded in one Garra rufa chromosome 7, GarRuf1.0, whole genome shotgun sequence genomic window:
- the LOC141338364 gene encoding aldehyde oxidase 1-like, translating into MAEQTRNDGLIFYVNGKKIIDKNPDPETTLLSYLRTKLRLTGTKYGCGGGGCGACTVMVSRYDPQTKNINHSSVNACLLPVCQLHGAAVTTVEGIGSTKTKLHPVQERIAKAHGSQCGFCTPGMVMTMYTLLRNNPKPTLEDVTEGLAGNLCRCTGYRPIVDGYRTFCESENCCQLNGSACNMANGKENGSVEPIENGQPELFSKNDLLPLDPTQDLIFPPELMRLAEVKDQTTQRFCGERMTWISPGSLDELLQLKTDYPQAPLVMGNTNIGLDMKFKGIFHPLIISPTQVSELFKVTQKPEGVCVGAGCSMSVLKSVLERSIKDFPLENTHMFQALLQQIKLVGGQQIRNVATLGGNIASAYPNSDLTPVLAAGRCTLVALSKDGRRRVPIDKDFFLGFAKTILKPDEIVLSVFIPATRPNEIVHAFRHAPRKENALATVNAGMRVWFNDNSNVVKEISIYYGGVGATILSAEQACQQIVGRPWEEATLSNAYSALVDEIKLGPAASGGKVDFRRSLTLSLLFKFNLVVLQYLKEKGATQGEIPQKMQSAIQPLPKHIRPGYQEFQDVLEGQSAQDPVGRPMMHRAGLSHATGEAVYCDDLPHTDGELTLVIVTSSRPHAKITHIDFSEALKLSGVVDVITAKDIPGKKYRTITGHDEELLTEDEVTCVGQMICAVVADSKAHAKRGAAAVKISYEDLQDRIFTVEEAIEKESFFLPKRLIERGDVENGLREAEQVYEGEIRIGGQEHFYLETQSFLVIPVGEEKEMKVYLSTQHPAYTQEAVAETLAIPSNRVSCHVKRLGGAFGGKVTKTAILASITAVAAWKTGRPVRCVLERGEDMLITGGRHPVWAKYKVGFMKNGRITAADFQYYPNAGNVSDESVLVAEKILLHLDNAYNIVNLRGRAVACKTNLPSNTAFRGFGVPQCVLAVESMIVDVALKLGRLPEEIREINMYKEVSLTPYQMEFDPENLVRCWKECMEKADLRQRRQAIDLFNQQNQFRKRGIAIVPIKFGIGFAESFLNQAAALVHIYKDGTVLVSHGGTEMGQGVHTKIQQVASRELNIPASLIHISETSTQCVPNTCPSAASFGTDANGMAVKDACQILYSRLEPIRKKNPKGTWQNWITAAFLEKISLSATGFYRGQDLDMDWEKQEGKPYAYFTYAVACSEVELDCLTGEYRTLRTDIVADIGRSINPSIDIGQIEGAFMQGLGLYTMEELKFSPSGVLYTRGPGQYKIPSFCDVPLKFNVYLLAGSSNPHAIYSSKGIGEPTVFLGSSVFLAIKDAVIAARKDAGLTGPFQLNSPATPERACLACSTHFTKMVAQSGSTSGPAQPWALDI; encoded by the exons GTCTCAGTGTGGATTTTGTACTCCTGGGATGGTGATGACCATGTACACATTACTGAGAAACAACCCAAAGCCCACCTTGGAGGACGTGACCGAGGGTCTCGCTG GTAACTTATGCAGATGCACAGGGTACCGGCCCATCGTTGATGGCTACAGAACCTTCTGTGAG AGTGAAAACTGTTGCCAGTTAAATGGCTCAGCATGCAATATGGCAAATGGAAAAGAAAACGGATCTGTGGAGCCCATAGAGAAT GGTCAACCAGAACTATTTAGTAAAAATGACCTACTTCCCCTCGACCCAACCCAGGATCTGATCTTTCCTCCTGAGCTCATG AGATTGGCTGAAGTCAAGGATCAGACCACTCAGAGGTTTTGTGGGGAGAGAATGACCTGGATCAGCCCTGGATCTCTAGATGAGCTGCTGCAGCTCAAGACTGATTACCCACAAGCCCCTCTTGTCATGGGCAACACCAACATAG gtcTGGATATGAAGTTCAAGGGTATCTTCCATCCTCTAATAATATCACCAACACAAGTGTCAGAACTGTTCAAGGTTACCCAAAAACCGGAgg GTGTGTGTGTCGGAGCGGGATGCAGTATGTCGGTTCTGAAAAGTGTGCTGGAGAGAAGTATAAAAGATTTCCCGCTGGAGAACACGCACATGTTTCAGGCTCTGCTGCAGCAGATAAAACTTGTGGGCGGACAACAGATCCGAAACGTGGCT ACACTGGGTGGCAATATTGCAAGTGCATATCCAAACTCTGATCTGACCCCTGTCTTAGCTGCTGGGAGATGCACTCTAGTGGCACTTTCTAAAG atggacgaaggAGAGTACCTATCGATAAAGACTTTTTCCTCGGATTTGCAAAGACTATTCTAAAGCCAGATGAGATAGTGTTATCCGTTTTCATTCCAGCTACAAGACCG aacGAGATTGTACATGCCTTCCGTCACGCCCCGCGTAAAGAGAACGCGTTAGCTACAGTGAATGCTGGGATGCGGGTTTGGTTCAACGACAACTCTAATGTAGTGAAGGAGATCAGTATTTACTACGGAGGCGTTGGAGCCACCATCCTCAGTGCCGAGCAGGCATGCCAGCAGATTGTAGGAAG GCCTTGGGAGGAGGCGACGTTAAGCAATGCATACAGCGCGCTTGTTGATGAGATCAAACTTGGGCCGGCGGCTTCAGGCGGCAAAGTCGATTTTCGCAGATCCCTGACCTTGAGCTTGCTTTTTAAATTCAACCTGGTTGTCCTCCAGTACCTGAAGGAAAAG GGTGCAACTCAGGGGGAAATACCCCAAAAGATGCAAAGTGCAATTCAACCTCTTCCTAAACACATCCGGCCTGGCTACCAAGAGTTTCAG gATGTCTTGGAGGGTCAGTCGGCTCAAGATCCGGTGGGTCGACCCATGATGCACCGGGCAGGTCTGAGTCACGCTACAGGAGAGGCCGTCTACTGTGATGACCTACCGCATACTGACGGTGAACTTACCCTTGTGATTGTGACAAGCTCCAGGCCACACGCCAAGATCAC TCACATAGACTTCAGTGAAGCGCTAAAGCTGTCTGGTGTGGTGGACGTGATCACCGCTAAAGACATACCAGGCAAAAAGTACAGAACCATAACAGGACATGATGAAGAACTGCTGACTGAAGATGAG GTTACGTGTGTTGGTCAGATGATCTGTGCCGTGGTCGCAGATTCCAAAGCACATGCTAAACGTGGGGCGGCAGCGGTGAAGATCAGCTATGAAGATCTGCAGGATCGCATCTTCACTGTGGAG GAGGCCATCGAGAAAGAGTCTTTCTTCCTACCTAAGAGATTGATTGAGCGAGGAGATGTGGAAAACGGTTTGAGAGAGGCTGAACAAGTGTATGAAG GAGAGATTCGGATTGGAGGACAGGAGCATTTCTACTTGGAAACACAGAGTTTCCTGGTCATTCCAGTTGGGGAAGAGAAGGAGATGAAAGTTTATTTGTCAACTCAGCACCCAGCATATACACAG GAGGCAGTAGCTGAAACGCTGGCAATCCCGTCCAATCGTGTTTCCTGTCACGTTAAGCGACTAGGTGGAGCCTTCGGAGGCAAGGTCACCAAAACCGCCATTTTGGCCTCAATAACTGCAGTTGCTGCTTGGAA GACTGGACGTCCAGTACGATGTGTTTTAGAAAGAGGAGAAGACATGCTAATAACTGGAGGACGCCACCCGGTGTGGGCAAAATATAAG GTTGGCTTCATGAAGAACGGGAGGATAACAGCAGCTGATTTCCAGTACTACCCAAATGCTGGGAATGTATCAGATGAATCTGTATTG GTGGCAGAGAAGATCCTTCTGCATCTCGATAACGCCTATAACATTGTAAACCTGCGTGGCCGAGCAGTGGCCTGCAAGACCAACCTGCCCTCCAACACTGCGTTCAGAGGGTTCGGTGTGCCCCAGTGCGTGCTGGCCGTTGAGAGTATGATCGTCGATGTTGCACTCAAACTCGGCCGTCTGCCTGAAGAG atcaGGGAGATAAACATGTACAAGGAAGTTTCCCTCACTCCCTATCAGATGGAGTTTGATCCAGAGAATCTCGTCCGCTGTTGGAAGGAGTGCATGGAAAAAGCTGACCTAAGGCAGCGCAGACAGGCCATCGATCTCTTTAACCAACAGAACCAGTTCAGAAAGAGAGGAATTGCCATTGTACCAATCAAATTTGGCATTGGGTTTGCTGAGAGCTTCCTCAACCAG GCTGCCGCTCTGGTGCATATTTATAAAGATGGGACTGTGTTGGTGAGCCATGGTGGGACGGAAATGGGCCAAGGCGTGCACACTAAAATCCAACAG GTGGCGAGTCGAGAGCTGAATATTCCTGCTTCTTTGATCCATATCTCAGAGACCAGCACACAGTGCGTCCCGAATACCTGCCCATCTGCTGCATCCTTTGGTACTGATGCTAATGGAATGGCTGTGAAG GATGCCTGCCAAATACTGTACAGCAGACTCGAACCAATCAGAAAGAAGAATCCTAAGGGAACGTGGCAGAACTGG ATAACGGCAGCATTTTTGGAGAAGATCAGTCTGTCAGCCACAGGATTCTACAG AGGTCAAGATCTAGACATGGACTGGGAGAAACAAGAAGGCAAGCCGTACGCTTACTTCACATATGCAGTGGCCTGCAGTGAGGTTGAGCTGGACTGTTTGACCGGAGAGTACAGG ACCTTGAGGACTGATATCGTTGCTGATATCGGCAGAAGTATAAATCCATCCATTGACATTGGTCAG ATTGAGGGAGCGTTCATGCAGGGTCTGGGTCTCTACACCATGGAGGAGCTCAAGTTTTCTCCGTCTGGTGTTCTGTACACGCGTGGACCAGGCCAGTACAAGATCCCGTCCTTCTGTGACGTCCCTCTGAAGTTCAACGTCTACCTTTTAGCCGGCTCATCCAACCCTCACGCCATCTATTCTTCAAAG GGAATCGGAGAGCCGACAGTGTTTCTGGGCAGTTCTGTATTCTTAGCTATCAAAGACGCTGTGATAGCTGCCCGAAAAGATGCAGGTTTAACCGGCCCGTTCCAGCTAAACAGCCCTGCCACCCCAGAGCGGGCATGTCTGGCCTGCTCCACACACTTCACAAAGATG GTTGCACAAAGTGGATCAACCTCTGGACCAGCTCAGCCCTGGGCTCTGGACATATGA